ATAACCACTAATATTAGAAATATAGCCTTGTAAAGTACTTAATCGGTCAAGTTCATTTTGATATTTCAAGCCCGTTGTATCAAATAAATAAGTTAACGGCACTAACGGCTTAAGTGCTAAGCCAGTAGAATTTATTTTCCAACTAAAACCACTATAGTCTAAATTTAAGCTGATTGGTTTAGGATAAGACTGCCCATTAACTCTCAACTCCGGCAGCAAAAACTGAGCCTTATCATCACTAATGTGGCCTTTAAATACTCCTTTAACAGATTGTAAAGCGCTGACACGCGCACCTTGTAAAGAAAATCGTGCAGAAAACTGTGCGTTTTCTAGATTCCCTGAAAACCTCGCATCAGTATCTATTCGGTAATCTTGCTTAGCCACTTTAATTTTAGCGAGACTGAACCAAGAGAGTAATAATTTTTGAGCTTGCAAGTGAATATTCGCTGATTTAAGGCCACCTAAAGATGTTTTCTTCACCTCAGCAGTAACAGATATTTTTTCATCACGTGCGCCCGTTGCGAGCAGTTTTAAGCGACTCGTTGCTTTTGCTGAGCTGTCCCACAACACATTAAAATTGAGACTATCTTTAACTTTGCCTCGTTGTAGATTGAGACGAACATTACTAAAATTCACCTTTTTTTGGGCATTAAGCCAGGGGAAAATAGATAAAGGAGAGCGCTTTGCTTTTTTCTCAAAGTGAGCCTGATCGATATCAAAGTTAACCGTTGCATCTCGCACAATGATATCATTGGTGCTCAATCGCCAATGCCATAAGCTTTTTAACAAATTAAAGTGGACATGGTCATACTTTATTTTTGCAGACCAGCCTTGTTTTTCATTGCTTATTTCAAGGTCTTTCACCTCAAATGCAGGGGATAGCAAGCTATCATCAACTGTCTTGACACTAGCCACTTTTAAAGTGACCCCCTGACTCTTTGCGAAACGCTCTAGCCATATTTTTGGTTGGCGTAATTCATTGTGCAAGAAGTAGGCTGTCGCACCCAACATAAGCGCCAGCACTAAAATAGTATCAATGCATAACCAAGCCCAAAAACGCCAACGCATTATCACACCAGGACAATATCAAATTGTTCTTGCGTATACAGTGCTTCTCCTTGCAAACGAACAGGTTTAGCAATTTGTGTTTCTAATTCCGCCAAATGGCTAGACCCCTCATCCAACATATAGTCCACCACATTTTGCGCAGCCAGAACCAGATACCCTGAGGCATTGTACGTTTTTACCTCACGAAAAATTTCGCGGCAAATTTCATAGCAAATCGTTTCTATCGTCTTGATTGAACCTCGACCTTCACATAACGGGCATGGCTGACACAGTGTATTTCTTAAACTATCTCGGGTGCGCTTACGTGTCATTTCGACCAGCCCAAGGCTTGAAACACCACTAATGGTAATTTTAGCATGATCCTTGTCAAAACTTTTCTCAAGCGCCTCAAGCACCAACTGTTTATGCTCCTCTTTTTCCATATCAATAAAATCTATAATGATAATGCCGCCTAGATTACGTAACCTTAATTGATGACCAATTGAAACAGCCGCTTCCATATTCGTTTTAAATATTGTTTCTTCTAGATTTTTATGGCCGACAAAGCCACCCGTATTCACATCGATAGTCGTCATCGCTTCTGTTTGATCAAACACTAAATGCCCACCAGACTTTAAAATAACTTTACGCTGTAAAGCCAGTCCTATTTCTCGCTCAACATTATATAAATCAAAAATAGGCCGCTCACCGACATAGTAATGCAACTGCATACGTGCTTCTGGCACATAGGCTTCAGAAAACTCACATAGCTTTTGATAACCCTCTTGGGTATCGATACGCAGTTTATAGCCTGGACGCATAAAGTCACGCAATGAACGAATCGCCAGTGGCAATTCACGGAACACCACTTGTGGTGCTTCTAATGCATGAACACGTTCAGATAACTTTTGCCACATGTGCTTTAAAAATGCACAATCCGCCAATATCGTGCGCTCATCCATGCCTTCTGCGGCAGTACGAACAATATAGCCCTTAGCCTCATCTTCAGGAAGGTGGCCTGCAAGCAAACCACGCAAACGCTCACGCTCTTCTTCACCTTCAATCCGCTGAGACACTCCAATACGAGCTAAATCTGGCATATAAACCAAGCAGCGCGATGCAATCGACAAATGTGTAGTTAAACGTGCACCCTTAGTTCCCATAGGGTCTTTAACCACTTGAACAAGGATTTTTTGACCCTCATAAAGCAAAGACTGAATATCAGGTAATGGTGGGGCCTCTTCCTCTTCACTGTCTTTCTCAACTAAAGGCACAACATCAGAGACATGCAAAAATCCAGTTTTTTCTAAACCTAATTCAATAAATGCCGCTTGCATACCAGGCAGCACCCGAGCCACAATGCCTTTAAAAATAACACCGACTAATCCCTGTTCATTATCACGCTCAATATGAACTTCTTGCAAGACACCATTTTCAACAATAGCAACGCGTGTTTCTTGAGGCATGCAGTTAATAAGTATTTCATCGCTCACTCGTATCCCCTAAGGCTCTTATTTTAAATTTTTGTAATAGTGCATTTGTTTCGAATAAGGGTAACCCCATCACCGCCGAAAAGCTCCCTTCTAAGCGTTCGATAAATATTGCAGCCAAGCCTTGAATGGCATAACCACCCGCTTTATCGCATGGCTCACCAGTCTGCCAATAATCCATAATATCTTGCTCAGTCAATGAACGAAAATAGACTTTACTTTTCACCAAAATACTTTCTTGCTGATAAGAATTTACACAAGAAACCGCGCTATACACCCAGTGTGAACGCCCCGATAACAGTAATAACATCTTCTGTGCATCAGCCTGATCAATCGGCTTTCCTAGTATATGTTCATCACAAACAACCGCGGTATCCGCAGCTAAAATAATATTATTTTTTCCTGGTAATTGCACAAGACCCGCCTGTGCTTTTTCTCGAGCCATACGCAGAACATACTCATCGGCACCTTCATTGCTTTGTATACTTTCGTTAATATTAGGATTTAATGTTTGAAATGACAGATGAAGCTGGCTAAGTAATTCACGCCGCCGAGGAGAGGTTGATGCAAGATAAAGTTGTGCGGACATGTTACTACTACACCTTAATAAGCTACATTTCAGATTTATCATCTTCGGTAGCCAGTGTAACAAAAAAATTAACCGCGCTCACGCCTCCCGAATAGACTATTTAGCAAAAGCTGCAATAACGGCCACATAACAAAAGAAGAAAGAATTGTTAACTCACGCCAAGGTTCAAATAAGAGAGCACTATTTTCAGGGCTCAACCAATATTGAAAACCAAATAAAGCCGCCTGGTAAACCGCAGTCATTGCCATCACAAAAAAGCTTGTTGTAACACAGGAAAGAGCAAAAAACGCTTGCGAAACTTTTGCACTAAATAAACCAAGGCCAGCAATACAATAGCATGCACCCCCAACACATTCGCATGAATTACATCCAAAGCCAGCCCAAATAACAAAACAACACCTAATGGAATCATATTGGGGGCTCTGACCGTCCAATAACAAATAATTAATAATAGCCATTGAGGCCAAATATACATCGTCCAGCCTGAAATAACTAACATTTCAAAGACAAGCGCCAATAAAACAGTCGCTAAACCAATTACTCGCCAACTTAAGCCTTGCTTTGATTGGTAGGTATATGACCTCATAGCTTGCTACCTTTTTCTGTCTTCCCTTTTACCACTTCGACTGTCTGTGCATTCTCTGCTTGAGGCAATTTTGTTTTTTCCTGCCAGACCATCATCACTAAGCGTCCACGATCCATATGTGCTGCAGGGGTGACTGTCACCTTTGCAAATGCAGCCCCCGGATTACGTACAACTTTACTGACAACGCCTGCCGGGTAACCGACAGGAAAACGCCCTCCCATCCCAGATGTTAATAAAATATCACCCATCTTAATATTTGCCGTATCAGGCACATGCTTAAGCTCTAAGTTGCCGCTTTTTCCTTGTCCGGTTAAAATTGCACGAACACCACTGCGCTGGTCAAACACAGGCAAGGCGCTATCAGAATCTGACAGAAGTAATACTTTTGCACTCCAAAGCCCAACAGAGACCACTTGCCCTAATACCCCATAGGCATCGACAACCGGCTGACCAACATACACACCGCTGCTTGTCCCCTGGTCAACGATGATAATTTTCTTATAAGGATTTGTTTTAACCTGGACCACCTGCGCCAAACGATAACGCTGAGGACTTAATTTATGGCTTGCATTCAATAAGGACTGTAATTGCTGATTCTCTGTTTTAAGAACAAGTAGTTGCTGCAACATCACCTGTAATCGCACAACTTCTTCGTTCAGTTTTTTATTCTCAGCAAATAACTGATAACGCTCGCTCACACTGTGCTTTAGCCAACGACTAAACTGATAAGGCATCGCTGCGACGTACTCAAAAGGATAAAGCGCACTTCCTAAAGTAAGCCGCATTAATTTGGCCTGCTGTGTGTAGCGATCCACAAAAAATACCGCCCAAGCTAAACCAAACCAGAATAAAAAATGTAAAGCCAAACGCTTGCGCCCACTGCGATACTGCTGCATAGCCGCACTCTACTCTGTCGCTAAAAAGTCAAAGCCCCGCTCATCAGCAAGCTCAAGCGCGCGTCCACCACCACGAGCAACACAAGTTAAGGGGTCTTCTGCCACCAACACTGGCAGGCTTGTCTCTTCCATCAATAAACGATCTAAATCCCTTAATAAAGCACCGCCCCCGGTTAGCACCATGCCTTTTTCGGCAATATCAGCAGCAAGCTCAGGAGGAGCTTGTTCTAACGCAGCTTTGACTGCACTGACAATCCCCATTAAAGGCTCTTGCAAGGCTTCTAAAATCTCATTGCTATTTAAGGTAAAACTGCGCGGCACCCCTTCTGCAAGATTACGTCCACGCACTTCCATTTCTCTCACTTCATTGCCAGGATAGGCTGAACCAATTTCATGTTTAATACGCTCAGCCGTTGCCTCACCAATCAAGCAACCATAATTGCGCCGAACATAGCTGACGATGGCCTCATCAAAACGATCGCCACCAATGCGCACAGAAGCAGAATAAACGATACCGCTCAAGGAAATAATAGCAATTTCAGTGGTTCCACCACCGATGTCTACAACCATAGAACCTGCCGCCTCTTCAACGGGTAAACCTGCGCCCACCGCAGCTGACATCGGTTCTTCAATCAAATAAACTTCACGCGCTCCAGCCCCTAACGCTGACTCTCGAATCGCCCGCCGCTCAACTTGGGTCGAGCCACAAGGCACACAGGCANNNNNNNNNNNNNNNNNNNNNNNNNNNNNNNNNNNNNNNNNNNNNNNNNNNNNNNNNNNNNNNNNNNNNNNNNNNNNNNNNNNNNNNNNNNNNNNNNNNNNNNNNNNNNNNNNNNNNNNNNNNNNNNNNNNNNNNNNNNNNNNNNNNNNNNNNNNNNNNNNNNNNNNNNNNNNNNNNNNNNNNNNNNNNNNNNNNNNNNNNNNNNNNNNNNNNNNNNNNNNNNNNNNNNNNNNNNNNNNNNNNNNNNNNNNNNNNNNNNNNNNNNNNNNNNNNNNNNNNNNNNNNNNNNNNNNNNNNNNNNNNNNNNNNNNNNNNNNNNNNNNNNNNNNNNNNNNNNNNNNNNNNNNNNNNNNNNNNNNNNNNNNNNNNNNNNNNNNNNNNNNNNNNNNNNNNNNNNNNNNNNNNNNNNNNNNNNNNNNNNNNNNNNNNNNNNNNNNNNNNNNNNNNNNNNNNNNNNNNNNNNNNNNNNNNNNNNNNNNNNNNNNNNNNNNNNNNNNNNNNNNNNTTTTTCAGCATGAACTTTTTGAATAAAGTGCTTTAGCATTCGTTCGGTCACATAAAAATCAGCAATAACGCCATCTTTCATCGGTCGAATGGCTGTCATGTTCCCAGGTGTTCTACCCAACATTCGTTTGGCTTCTATGCCCACCGCCGCTACACTTTTTTGGCCATGCCCACCATCTTGACGAATCGCCACCACCGAAGGCTCGTTCAAAACAATCCCTTGCCCGCGGGCATAAATCAATGTGTTTGCCGTTCCTAAATCTATCGATAAATCGCTAGAGAAAAATCCCCGCAGCTTCTTTAACATGCTTGCATCCTCAGCTCAACGCCCAATCCCTTGAACCCTTATTGTATAGTGTGACTGATTCTCCCTAAACCACAAGCTTAGAATTACTATTCTTGACGATTCCTTACCTCTCGAGCATTTCTAATGCGTTAACGGGTATGCTACTATTGATCCCCATATATTTCAGAATTAAACACAGTTTGAGGCTAAACCATGTCAATTTCACTGACAGATGTAGAAAAAATTGCACACCTTGCACGCTTACACCTAGATAAAGATGAAGCCGAGCGCTACCAACATGATCTCTCCAATATCTTAGCCTTAG
This genomic stretch from Piscirickettsia litoralis harbors:
- a CDS encoding rod shape-determining protein — its product is ACVPCGSTQVERRAIRESALGAGAREVYLIEEPMSAAVGAGLPVEEAAGSMVVDIGGGTTEIAIISLSGIVYSASVRIGGDRFDEAIVSYVRRNYGCLIGEATAERIKHEIGSAYPGNEVREMEVRGRNLAEGVPRSFTLNSNEILEALQEPLMGIVSAVKAALEQAPPELAADIAEKGMVLTGGGALLRDLDRLLMEETSLPVLVAEDPLTCVARGGGRALELADERGFDFLATE
- the mreC gene encoding rod shape-determining protein MreC, whose protein sequence is MQQYRSGRKRLALHFLFWFGLAWAVFFVDRYTQQAKLMRLTLGSALYPFEYVAAMPYQFSRWLKHSVSERYQLFAENKKLNEEVVRLQVMLQQLLVLKTENQQLQSLLNASHKLSPQRYRLAQVVQVKTNPYKKIIIVDQGTSSGVYVGQPVVDAYGVLGQVVSVGLWSAKVLLLSDSDSALPVFDQRSGVRAILTGQGKSGNLELKHVPDTANIKMGDILLTSGMGGRFPVGYPAGVVSKVVRNPGAAFAKVTVTPAAHMDRGRLVMMVWQEKTKLPQAENAQTVEVVKGKTEKGSKL
- a CDS encoding YhdP family protein: MRWRFWAWLCIDTILVLALMLGATAYFLHNELRQPKIWLERFAKSQGVTLKVASVKTVDDSLLSPAFEVKDLEISNEKQGWSAKIKYDHVHFNLLKSLWHWRLSTNDIIVRDATVNFDIDQAHFEKKAKRSPLSIFPWLNAQKKVNFSNVRLNLQRGKVKDSLNFNVLWDSSAKATSRLKLLATGARDEKISVTAEVKKTSLGGLKSANIHLQAQKLLLSWFSLAKIKVAKQDYRIDTDARFSGNLENAQFSARFSLQGARVSALQSVKGVFKGHISDDKAQFLLPELRVNGQSYPKPISLNLDYSGFSWKINSTGLALKPLVPLTYLFDTTGLKYQNELDRLSTLQGYISNISGYWQSNRRWKLTVDLVDLGVLPSEHQPGVTGVSGKLILKADQTIFDMFSPKLHWLWSKAEKRQTPLLNIRAKIQLNRLTSATELTVSQINIHNKQAQLGGRVNIFFHDQESPVITSRLNYSLITPEAVKAFLPRQGVNPELFVWLQKALVAGKVKGIAVLNGPLSSFPFTNGEGQFFVQFDVSDGSLDTTYGWPLITQGDARVTFAGPKLTITGKKGLMAGLWLRDLNLEMPDIMPGVPTDLYIQGHSRFDVAKGIALLADSPLKKLVKNIKASAGQGVINLKLKIPFGYKDKNKPSNINGQLDLKNTAVDFTDKKVALTNLFGDFSFNEKGQVFVKKRTSCHLWATC
- the rng gene encoding ribonuclease G, which translates into the protein MSDEILINCMPQETRVAIVENGVLQEVHIERDNEQGLVGVIFKGIVARVLPGMQAAFIELGLEKTGFLHVSDVVPLVEKDSEEEEAPPLPDIQSLLYEGQKILVQVVKDPMGTKGARLTTHLSIASRCLVYMPDLARIGVSQRIEGEEERERLRGLLAGHLPEDEAKGYIVRTAAEGMDERTILADCAFLKHMWQKLSERVHALEAPQVVFRELPLAIRSLRDFMRPGYKLRIDTQEGYQKLCEFSEAYVPEARMQLHYYVGERPIFDLYNVEREIGLALQRKVILKSGGHLVFDQTEAMTTIDVNTGGFVGHKNLEETIFKTNMEAAVSIGHQLRLRNLGGIIIIDFIDMEKEEHKQLVLEALEKSFDKDHAKITISGVSSLGLVEMTRKRTRDSLRNTLCQPCPLCEGRGSIKTIETICYEICREIFREVKTYNASGYLVLAAQNVVDYMLDEGSSHLAELETQIAKPVRLQGEALYTQEQFDIVLV
- a CDS encoding rod shape-determining protein; protein product: MLKKLRGFFSSDLSIDLGTANTLIYARGQGIVLNEPSVVAIRQDGGHGQKSVAAVGIEAKRMLGRTPGNMTAIRPMKDGVIADFYVTERMLKHFIQKVHAEK
- a CDS encoding Maf family protein; amino-acid sequence: MSAQLYLASTSPRRRELLSQLHLSFQTLNPNINESIQSNEGADEYVLRMAREKAQAGLVQLPGKNNIILAADTAVVCDEHILGKPIDQADAQKMLLLLSGRSHWVYSAVSCVNSYQQESILVKSKVYFRSLTEQDIMDYWQTGEPCDKAGGYAIQGLAAIFIERLEGSFSAVMGLPLFETNALLQKFKIRALGDTSER
- the mreD gene encoding rod shape-determining protein MreD, encoding MRSYTYQSKQGLSWRVIGLATVLLALVFEMLVISGWTMYIWPQWLLLIICYWTVRAPNMIPLGVVLLFGLALDVIHANVLGVHAIVLLALVYLVQKFRKRFLLFPVLQQAFL